From a single Ignavibacteriota bacterium genomic region:
- a CDS encoding cobalamin-dependent protein (Presence of a B(12) (cobalamin)-binding domain implies dependence on cobalamin itself, in one of its several forms, or in some unusual lineages, dependence on a cobalamin-like analog.) → MIDHVLTAFNEAIFDTDRQRALRVIHEAEQDGILPEDIVFKVVVPSIHIMMKSTSERRTPSIAQHFVAAQIASEVTESMVGKFARSPEIIGRVVIGTSVGDMHGLGKRIVSGCLKALMIEVIDLGLNVQAERFVEEAIAHNADVIGVSSMMVHTARGPSAAPGVRTLLRDRALEQRIKLVVGGAPYRFDHDLYRTVGADAWAEDGIVAGTVISALIKEVRQ, encoded by the coding sequence ATGATCGATCACGTACTTACTGCGTTCAACGAGGCTATCTTCGACACGGACCGGCAGCGCGCGCTGCGGGTCATCCACGAAGCCGAGCAGGACGGCATCCTCCCCGAAGATATCGTCTTCAAGGTCGTCGTCCCCTCGATCCACATCATGATGAAGTCCACCAGCGAACGGCGGACTCCGAGCATCGCCCAACATTTTGTGGCCGCGCAGATCGCCTCCGAGGTCACCGAAAGCATGGTGGGCAAGTTCGCCCGGTCACCTGAGATCATCGGCCGCGTCGTCATCGGTACTTCTGTTGGCGACATGCACGGACTCGGGAAACGCATCGTGAGCGGGTGCCTCAAAGCGCTGATGATCGAAGTGATCGATCTCGGGCTGAATGTCCAGGCCGAACGCTTCGTAGAAGAAGCGATCGCGCACAACGCCGATGTGATCGGCGTGTCATCCATGATGGTGCACACGGCGCGCGGACCGTCCGCGGCGCCCGGGGTCCGCACACTCCTGAGAGACCGCGCCCTCGAACAGCGCATCAAACTTGTCGTCGGCGGTGCTCCCTACCGCTTCGATCATGATCTCTATCGCACTGTCGGAGCAGACGCGTGGGCCGAGGACGGCATCGTCGCAGGTACCGTGATCAGCGCACTGATCAAAGAGGTCCGCCAGTGA